TCGAGCGGGAGTCCTCGCGTCGCCGACGCGGTCGCGCCCGCGGCAGTCTCGGTACTCTCGGCGCGCTCGGCGCTGTCGCCGCTCATGGAGTGACGCCCCCCGTCCCCGCGGGCGACGACGAGCGCTCGCCGGCGCGTTCAGACCCGAAGAGTATCGTCTCGCCGTCCTCGCCGAAGACGAACGCGTCGGCGAGGTCGAACGACACGTCGAGGCGGTCGCCCGCGACCGCGTCGTCGACGGCGTCGCTGACCACGTCGAAGGGGGTGCCGTCTTCGAGGCGGCCGTGGACCACGGACTCGGTGCCGAGCGTCTCGACGACCTCCACGTCGACCGAGAGCCGACACGCCCCGGCGGAGCCGACATCGAGGTACTGCGGCCTGATGCCGAGTCTGACGCGGCCGGCGGTCGGGGCGTCGACGCCGGCCGGGAGCGAAAGCTCGAACCCGGGACCGACGAGCACGGTCTCGCCGTCGCGGTGCTCGACCGCGCAGTCGACGACGTTGGTCGAGGGCATGCCGATGAACTGCGCGACGTACTCCGAGTTCGGGTAGTCGAACAGCTGTTTCGGCGGGTCGACCTGCGCGAGTTCGCCGTCGCGCAGGAGGACCACCTGGTCGCTCATCGTCATCGCCTCGGTCTGGTCGTGAGTGACGTAGACGACGGTCGTGTCGAGTTCCTGGTGGAGTCGCTGAATCTCGACGCGGAGGTCGGATTTGAGCTTCGCGTCGAG
This genomic stretch from Haloferax volcanii DS2 harbors:
- a CDS encoding ABC transporter ATP-binding protein; translated protein: MATSIHLDTVRKEFRTLGNTHVAVDDLSLDIPEGSFTTFVGPSGCGKTTTLRMLAGLETPTSGTVSFGDEDVTDLPPQERNVSMVFQSIALYPHMSVRENIGYGLKIHGVPKAERDERIDEAAEVLQIEAQLEKMPAELSGGQQQRVALGGAFVQDPDVLLLDEPMSDLDAKLKSDLRVEIQRLHQELDTTVVYVTHDQTEAMTMSDQVVLLRDGELAQVDPPKQLFDYPNSEYVAQFIGMPSTNVVDCAVEHRDGETVLVGPGFELSLPAGVDAPTAGRVRLGIRPQYLDVGSAGACRLSVDVEVVETLGTESVVHGRLEDGTPFDVVSDAVDDAVAGDRLDVSFDLADAFVFGEDGETILFGSERAGERSSSPAGTGGVTP